Proteins encoded within one genomic window of Pseudonocardia sediminis:
- a CDS encoding ParB/RepB/Spo0J family partition protein, translating into MQNVHIDQLDDLDPERDLRTDRGDLHGLAHSLIEEGVLTPLTVIPGEGGRFTIYAGHRRRAALRLAAELLTGDPGEFDLTAEQAQARAETLTSEVPCYVRADLAGRDTLAQLAENGERKSLAPAERMRGLQLAISDGYDDRTISRAGGFKTGDVRAARRLDAMPEAARTAVDTGQLDLDQLGELAEFADDEKAVKRILRSSGSQVRFAIAEERQKRQRGEAAEKLKAEATVAGHKVVRKPQDLGYTSREEQFGYLAHPDGTTLTPETDAHTDGHVVFVDTGHYAAPNLVHMCQVPDEHGHTRLRHTSYRSPAEIAAREAEDRAREERRIKMDAAREVRAKFLRTLIGSQKAAAKHTDLLTTIAARWPRQLCDGERHRFAATLLPAEPDTWTPARAQQHAVARAILGADKAAEETHGWCDYPAMLWWWDTLTSLGYERGEAEDHHVAQLQRGREEEERQRAEDAAEDAAAQAAEDAAAETAEIADHLAHDENGQPEPQTEPTDDEQTVEIDTGVDGQDAEQNGDEQNGDEQNGDQDTTAAEAAA; encoded by the coding sequence ATGCAGAACGTGCACATCGACCAGCTCGACGACCTCGACCCCGAACGGGACCTGCGCACCGATCGCGGGGACCTCCACGGCCTGGCCCACTCCCTCATCGAGGAAGGGGTGCTCACCCCACTGACCGTGATCCCGGGCGAGGGCGGACGGTTCACCATCTACGCCGGACACCGCCGCCGCGCCGCGCTGCGCCTGGCCGCCGAACTGCTCACCGGCGACCCGGGCGAGTTCGACCTCACCGCCGAACAGGCCCAGGCCCGCGCCGAGACCCTGACCAGCGAGGTGCCCTGCTACGTGCGCGCCGACCTCGCCGGACGCGACACCCTCGCCCAGCTCGCCGAGAACGGCGAGCGCAAGAGCCTCGCCCCCGCCGAGCGGATGCGCGGGCTGCAGCTGGCCATCAGCGACGGCTACGACGACCGCACCATCTCCCGCGCCGGCGGATTCAAGACCGGCGACGTCCGCGCCGCGCGCCGACTCGACGCCATGCCCGAGGCCGCCCGAACCGCCGTCGACACCGGCCAGCTCGACCTCGACCAGCTCGGCGAGCTGGCCGAGTTCGCCGACGACGAGAAGGCCGTCAAGCGCATCCTGCGCAGCTCCGGAAGCCAGGTCCGGTTCGCCATCGCCGAGGAACGCCAGAAGCGCCAGCGCGGCGAGGCGGCCGAGAAGCTCAAGGCCGAAGCCACCGTCGCCGGGCACAAGGTCGTCCGCAAGCCCCAGGACCTCGGCTACACCAGCCGCGAAGAGCAGTTCGGGTACCTCGCCCACCCCGACGGCACCACCCTCACCCCCGAGACCGACGCCCACACCGACGGGCACGTCGTGTTCGTCGACACCGGCCACTACGCCGCCCCGAACCTGGTGCACATGTGCCAGGTCCCCGACGAGCACGGCCACACACGGCTGCGCCACACCAGCTACCGCAGCCCCGCCGAGATCGCCGCCCGCGAGGCCGAGGACCGGGCGCGCGAGGAGCGTCGGATCAAGATGGACGCCGCCAGGGAGGTCCGCGCGAAGTTCCTCCGCACCCTAATCGGCAGCCAGAAGGCCGCAGCCAAGCACACCGACCTCCTGACCACCATCGCCGCGCGCTGGCCCCGCCAGCTCTGCGACGGCGAGCGCCACCGCTTCGCCGCGACCCTGCTGCCCGCCGAGCCCGACACCTGGACCCCCGCCCGGGCACAGCAGCACGCCGTCGCCCGCGCCATCCTCGGCGCCGACAAGGCCGCCGAAGAGACACACGGCTGGTGCGACTACCCGGCCATGCTCTGGTGGTGGGACACCCTCACCAGCCTCGGCTACGAGCGCGGCGAGGCCGAGGACCACCACGTCGCGCAACTGCAGCGCGGCCGCGAGGAGGAAGAACGCCAGCGCGCCGAAGACGCCGCCGAAGACGCGGCAGCCCAGGCCGCCGAAGACGCGGCAGCCGAGACGGCCGAAATCGCCGACCACCTCGCCCACGACGAGAACGGGCAGCCCGAGCCCCAGA